One genomic window of Paeniglutamicibacter sp. Y32M11 includes the following:
- a CDS encoding transglycosylase family protein encodes MIQLNTKSKNIRRGAATAAALALAGGAMVMTVAPASAASTGTWDALANCESGGNWSINTGNGYKGGLQFSSSTWAAFGGSGSANTASKSQQIAVAEKVLASQGWGAWPACSAKLGLSGKSGSIAGSNSSEPKATTTQQAPKSTTSTPKKSTYKSSESTYKSNESTYKSAPKQIKSVPSKSVTSTGNRVESAPTSSAPTINVNVADSGKNYTVKTGDTLFTIAQDQGLDSWSDLYSLNHDVVPNADLIFVGQSLDLPSK; translated from the coding sequence ATGATCCAGCTCAACACCAAAAGCAAGAACATTCGACGCGGCGCAGCCACTGCAGCTGCCTTGGCATTGGCCGGGGGCGCCATGGTCATGACCGTTGCTCCGGCATCGGCAGCAAGCACCGGCACTTGGGACGCGCTGGCAAATTGTGAGTCCGGTGGAAACTGGTCGATCAACACCGGCAACGGATACAAGGGTGGACTGCAGTTCTCCAGCTCCACCTGGGCCGCATTCGGTGGCAGCGGAAGTGCTAATACCGCATCGAAGTCTCAGCAGATCGCCGTAGCCGAAAAGGTTCTGGCAAGCCAGGGCTGGGGCGCATGGCCTGCCTGCTCCGCAAAGCTTGGCCTCTCCGGCAAGTCGGGCAGCATCGCTGGCTCCAACTCGAGCGAGCCGAAGGCAACGACCACTCAGCAGGCACCGAAGTCCACCACTTCGACGCCCAAGAAGTCGACTTACAAGTCCAGTGAGTCGACCTACAAGTCGAACGAGTCGACCTACAAGTCGGCCCCCAAGCAGATCAAGTCGGTCCCCTCCAAGAGCGTGACCTCGACCGGCAACCGCGTGGAAAGCGCTCCGACCTCGTCGGCACCGACGATCAACGTCAACGTCGCCGACTCGGGCAAGAACTACACGGTCAAGACCGGCGATACCTTGTTCACGATCGCGCAGGATCAGGGCTTGGATAGCTGGAGCGACCTGTACTCCTTGAACCACGACGTTGTTCCCAACGCCGACCTCATTTTTGTTGGACAGTCCCTGGACCTGCCCTCCAAGTAA
- a CDS encoding permease prefix domain 1-containing protein, with translation MEPHAGLETQITVWRDFLARRQVISSTDLDELEDHLREQIADRRAGGLDDEEAFLVAIKRLGNLDAVSREFAQEHSERLWKQLVLLPEGATGADTGVTLWRELTVVISLAVGAGLALKAGLIWLGDGDVLLRNLGLLVFPFLGAYFAWKRGLSARTVVVLLGAFLALAVVLNVYPFVPGGSTWLLAALHAPVLLWVMTGLAYVGGQWRSDSRRMDFVRFTGELLIYFTLLGLGGGVLMGLSFAMLQLVGLDLEPVMEAWILPFAVPGALVIAAWLVEAKQNVIENIAPVLTRVFTPLTIVMLLAMLVVLTTTGSLLNVDRGLLILMDAILILVLCLVLYSLSARDPLTPPGFFDAMQLILIATALAVNAAMLAAMLARIAEFGFSPNKVAALGLNLLLLVHLVRAIWLGAGFQRGSRSFASLEHWQTQYLPVYGLWAVVVVLIFPPAFVFA, from the coding sequence ATGGAACCGCATGCGGGCCTTGAAACCCAAATAACCGTATGGCGCGATTTTCTAGCCCGGCGTCAGGTAATTTCCTCCACCGACCTCGATGAGCTCGAGGATCACCTGCGCGAGCAGATCGCCGACAGGAGGGCCGGCGGGCTCGACGATGAGGAGGCCTTCCTCGTAGCCATCAAGCGTCTGGGAAACTTGGATGCCGTTTCACGCGAGTTTGCACAGGAACATTCTGAGCGGTTGTGGAAACAACTTGTCCTACTTCCCGAGGGTGCAACGGGCGCGGACACCGGAGTCACCTTGTGGCGAGAACTCACCGTGGTCATTTCCCTGGCTGTAGGTGCTGGGCTAGCACTCAAGGCGGGACTCATCTGGTTGGGTGATGGCGACGTTCTGCTGCGTAACCTCGGCCTGCTGGTCTTCCCATTCCTCGGGGCATACTTCGCGTGGAAGCGTGGGCTCTCCGCGCGCACGGTGGTTGTCCTGCTCGGTGCGTTCCTTGCATTGGCCGTAGTTCTCAACGTCTATCCGTTTGTTCCCGGCGGTTCAACCTGGTTGCTTGCTGCGCTGCACGCCCCCGTGCTCCTATGGGTAATGACGGGGCTGGCGTATGTCGGCGGTCAATGGCGCTCCGATAGCAGGCGCATGGACTTCGTCAGGTTCACCGGAGAATTGCTCATCTACTTCACCCTGCTAGGACTCGGTGGAGGTGTACTGATGGGGCTTTCTTTTGCCATGCTTCAGCTTGTGGGCCTGGATCTGGAACCGGTCATGGAGGCGTGGATCTTGCCCTTCGCTGTCCCCGGGGCCCTAGTCATAGCAGCCTGGCTGGTCGAGGCCAAGCAGAACGTCATCGAAAACATCGCACCGGTGCTCACACGTGTCTTCACTCCGCTGACCATCGTGATGCTGCTGGCAATGCTGGTTGTTCTCACCACCACGGGTAGCCTGCTCAATGTTGACCGTGGTCTGCTCATCCTGATGGACGCGATTCTGATATTGGTACTGTGCCTGGTGCTCTACTCGCTCTCGGCGCGCGATCCGCTGACGCCGCCAGGATTCTTCGATGCCATGCAGCTCATACTGATCGCAACGGCGCTGGCGGTGAATGCCGCTATGTTGGCAGCGATGCTGGCCAGGATCGCCGAATTCGGCTTCAGCCCGAACAAGGTGGCCGCACTGGGGCTGAACCTTTTACTTTTAGTACATCTGGTGCGCGCCATCTGGCTCGGCGCGGGATTCCAACGCGGAAGTCGGTCGTTCGCGTCGCTCGAACACTGGCAGACACAGTACCTGCCCGTTTATGGTCTCTGGGCGGTTGTGGTGGTGCTGATATTTCCGCCGGCATTCGTCTTCGCGTGA
- a CDS encoding PadR family transcriptional regulator encodes MRIDKDLVAASATPLVLGILTGGELHGYAIIKRVNEISGGNMEWSDGMLYPLLHRLERLDLLRAAWTTSESGRRRKHYFITEAGRAALAERQGQWEVVADALRQIWNAAQHPLPATTRNA; translated from the coding sequence GTGCGCATTGACAAGGATTTGGTCGCCGCATCGGCAACCCCGCTCGTGTTGGGAATCCTGACGGGCGGAGAATTGCATGGCTACGCCATCATCAAGCGCGTCAATGAGATCTCCGGCGGGAACATGGAATGGAGCGATGGCATGCTCTATCCACTGCTGCACCGTTTGGAACGGCTCGACCTGCTGCGAGCAGCCTGGACCACCTCGGAGTCCGGCCGCCGGCGCAAGCACTACTTCATCACGGAAGCAGGTCGTGCCGCGCTGGCCGAGCGACAGGGGCAATGGGAAGTCGTCGCTGACGCGCTGCGGCAGATATGGAATGCTGCGCAACACCCACTCCCTGCAACAACGAGGAATGCATAA
- a CDS encoding SRPBCC family protein, giving the protein MSNALNVTIPEGAPFIEFTREFDFPVAAVFEAHRNPEMVAQWLGPNDMKIEVDHYDFRTGGSYKYTHTDDTGSYGFSGVFHKVRENEFALQTFEFDGFPDVVAMDYMHFEILADNRCRLVGHSVYPSQEARDGMAASGMEVGLSQGYQRLDALLTN; this is encoded by the coding sequence ATGAGCAATGCACTAAATGTCACTATCCCGGAGGGCGCACCCTTCATTGAATTCACTCGGGAGTTCGATTTCCCCGTTGCCGCCGTGTTTGAAGCACATCGAAATCCGGAAATGGTCGCCCAATGGCTGGGCCCGAATGACATGAAAATCGAAGTTGACCACTACGACTTCCGAACGGGAGGTTCCTACAAATACACGCACACAGATGACACTGGAAGCTACGGCTTCAGCGGCGTGTTTCACAAAGTCCGCGAGAATGAATTCGCCCTTCAAACATTTGAGTTTGACGGCTTCCCTGACGTTGTAGCCATGGACTACATGCATTTCGAAATCCTAGCCGACAATCGCTGCAGGTTGGTCGGACATTCCGTATATCCCTCACAAGAGGCCCGTGACGGGATGGCCGCATCCGGCATGGAGGTCGGCCTTTCACAGGGGTACCAGCGGCTTGATGCCTTACTTACCAATTAG
- a CDS encoding helix-turn-helix transcriptional regulator, whose translation MTFDDEKLNRAFLALGDQTRRQIIVRLAAGPATVNELAEPFKMSVQGISKHIQVLEQAHLVTRTREAQRRPVHLNPALLAELTGWIDKYRLLAEQKYNRLDALLRSQSAPRG comes from the coding sequence GTGACGTTTGACGATGAAAAGCTCAATAGGGCGTTCTTGGCCCTTGGGGACCAAACGCGGAGGCAGATCATCGTCCGGCTCGCCGCCGGACCGGCCACCGTAAATGAACTCGCCGAACCGTTCAAGATGTCCGTCCAGGGCATCTCGAAGCACATTCAAGTTCTTGAACAGGCGCACTTGGTGACCCGCACTCGCGAGGCTCAGCGCAGACCAGTTCACTTGAATCCTGCTCTCCTCGCGGAACTGACTGGTTGGATCGACAAATATCGACTGCTTGCAGAACAGAAGTACAACCGCTTGGATGCCTTACTCAGAAGCCAATCCGCACCCCGCGGATAG
- a CDS encoding PaaX family transcriptional regulator C-terminal domain-containing protein: MLSELDDLDARPGSTTSLVRTIVGLYLREMGGWISSPHLISLMDTLGTTPQVTRTAISRLKKKGILDPQARGGESGFALTATGRGILARGDRRIFEPRSMASDDNWCILSYSIPEAQRERRHQLRKYLQGIGGGLMAPGLWIFPDYLREEVWEILRVLDLKNQATVVVSNTLEFTGTPQSMAAIWWDLQSLDSLHRSFLAQNGKAANASKSSPADSFATYVRAIDSWRTIPYLDPGLPLSFLPEDWPGRASSKLFLNIQSGHAAAARKYMESLTKRH, encoded by the coding sequence ATGCTTTCGGAACTCGATGACCTTGATGCACGGCCAGGCAGCACAACTTCTTTGGTCCGCACCATCGTTGGGCTATACCTTCGCGAGATGGGGGGCTGGATCTCCTCGCCGCACCTCATCTCGTTAATGGACACCCTGGGCACCACCCCACAGGTAACCCGGACAGCGATTTCTCGACTGAAAAAGAAGGGAATCTTGGATCCACAGGCCCGCGGCGGTGAGTCCGGATTCGCACTCACCGCCACTGGTCGCGGCATCCTTGCTCGCGGAGACCGGCGCATATTCGAACCAAGGTCGATGGCCAGCGATGACAATTGGTGCATACTCTCGTACTCAATTCCTGAAGCGCAGCGCGAACGGCGCCATCAGCTGCGTAAATATCTGCAGGGAATTGGTGGTGGACTCATGGCGCCGGGGTTGTGGATTTTCCCGGACTATCTACGCGAAGAAGTTTGGGAGATCCTCAGGGTCTTAGATCTGAAGAATCAGGCCACTGTCGTCGTTTCCAATACCCTAGAATTCACTGGAACACCCCAGTCCATGGCAGCGATCTGGTGGGATCTTCAATCACTGGACTCCCTGCATCGTTCTTTTTTGGCGCAGAACGGAAAAGCCGCAAACGCGTCTAAGTCCAGCCCCGCCGACAGCTTTGCTACCTACGTACGGGCCATAGATTCATGGCGGACCATACCCTACCTCGACCCTGGACTGCCCCTATCTTTTCTACCCGAAGATTGGCCGGGAAGAGCGAGTTCAAAACTATTTCTGAACATACAATCGGGCCACGCTGCGGCGGCCCGGAAGTACATGGAATCGTTGACGAAACGTCACTGA
- the kynA gene encoding tryptophan 2,3-dioxygenase has translation MACPHAQTPEGAREIEETVRTDFSNAMSYGGYLDLERLLSAQHPVSVPEHHDEMLFIIQHQTSELWLKLMLHELIESRRLMDNDDIGKSLKCLARVKHIQKTLTEQWAVLATLTPREYAQFRGSLGSSSGFQSYQYRAVEFILGNKHEGMLQVFESDPNAHELLSKLLHEPTVYDAFLRALARAGYAVPDEILNRDVSKPWVFQESLVPIYKDIYESDDTTWSLYQACEDLVDLEDNFQAWRFRHMRVVQRTIGFKKGTGGSSGVDFLKRALDLTFFPELFAVRTEIGK, from the coding sequence ATGGCCTGCCCACACGCACAGACACCCGAGGGTGCACGCGAAATTGAAGAAACCGTCCGCACAGACTTCAGCAACGCCATGTCGTACGGAGGATATCTAGATCTCGAACGCCTGCTTTCGGCACAGCACCCGGTCAGCGTCCCGGAACACCACGATGAAATGCTCTTCATCATCCAACACCAGACCAGCGAACTCTGGCTTAAGTTGATGCTTCATGAACTCATCGAATCGCGTCGGCTCATGGATAACGACGACATTGGTAAATCGCTAAAATGTTTGGCTCGCGTCAAACACATCCAAAAGACCCTGACCGAGCAGTGGGCGGTGCTCGCCACTCTAACCCCACGTGAATATGCGCAGTTCCGTGGATCGCTCGGCTCATCTTCTGGCTTCCAGTCTTATCAGTACCGTGCCGTCGAGTTCATCCTGGGCAACAAGCACGAAGGCATGCTCCAGGTCTTCGAATCCGACCCGAATGCCCATGAACTACTTTCTAAGCTCCTTCATGAACCAACGGTTTATGATGCCTTCCTCCGCGCGCTGGCCCGCGCGGGCTACGCCGTCCCGGACGAGATCTTGAATCGCGACGTTTCCAAGCCATGGGTCTTCCAAGAATCGCTGGTTCCCATCTACAAAGACATCTACGAGTCCGATGACACTACTTGGAGCCTGTATCAGGCTTGCGAAGATCTCGTTGACTTGGAGGATAACTTCCAAGCCTGGCGCTTCCGCCACATGCGTGTTGTACAGCGCACCATCGGCTTCAAGAAAGGCACCGGAGGCTCTTCGGGTGTTGATTTCCTCAAGCGGGCGTTAGATCTGACGTTCTTCCCAGAGCTCTTCGCTGTTCGCACCGAGATCGGCAAGTAG
- a CDS encoding RNase H family protein has product MQAPRPAPPSARFIPAVQTVTERSGVTVEVRDQHQTIFWAVVRTAALQVVTQRCGFLPVHESGHKLGVLMAHLDKAIRAVRCNAAESVYCDNVLLNGQVRLPEALAQLGFEVSVQFRPPAGARAAMALLQERIEDFYCELTITTDASRSWHSPLMGHGWVLDYGRGSVPMINAFAAGGKEILQGELNSIYYALLDASRYRDDLFAGKVSFFIRSDSLLAINLLNNPKGHTSIRSEEVKPIVHKIHDLLSRSEVKYGWVKSHSGDPMNELADRLALVARRCSAANISSGERQRLLLQIADEGVDVGKTLPLRMGRVFQVH; this is encoded by the coding sequence ATGCAGGCACCACGCCCGGCTCCTCCTTCCGCGCGATTCATTCCCGCAGTCCAGACGGTCACAGAACGTTCAGGAGTCACCGTTGAGGTGCGCGACCAGCACCAAACCATATTTTGGGCTGTGGTTCGTACCGCTGCGTTACAGGTCGTTACTCAACGGTGCGGCTTCCTGCCCGTCCACGAATCCGGGCACAAGCTTGGCGTGCTGATGGCCCACCTCGACAAGGCCATTCGCGCGGTGCGCTGCAACGCAGCCGAATCGGTTTATTGCGACAACGTATTACTGAACGGACAAGTCCGTCTGCCGGAGGCTCTGGCTCAGCTTGGATTCGAGGTCTCGGTACAGTTCCGCCCACCCGCCGGCGCTCGAGCCGCCATGGCGCTGCTCCAAGAACGCATCGAGGACTTCTACTGCGAGCTGACGATCACGACCGATGCCTCACGCAGTTGGCACAGCCCACTGATGGGCCACGGCTGGGTTCTGGATTACGGGCGGGGGTCTGTGCCCATGATCAACGCTTTCGCAGCCGGCGGCAAGGAAATCCTGCAGGGCGAACTCAATTCCATCTATTACGCCCTGCTGGACGCCAGCAGGTACCGCGACGATCTGTTCGCCGGAAAGGTGAGCTTTTTCATCCGTTCGGACTCACTATTGGCCATTAACCTGCTCAACAATCCCAAGGGGCATACAAGCATCAGGTCCGAGGAGGTGAAGCCTATCGTGCATAAGATCCATGATCTACTTTCCCGTTCCGAGGTCAAATACGGCTGGGTTAAGTCACATTCGGGTGATCCCATGAATGAGCTGGCCGACAGGCTGGCTTTGGTGGCCAGGCGATGCTCCGCGGCTAACATTTCCTCCGGTGAACGGCAACGCCTGCTCCTGCAGATCGCCGACGAGGGCGTCGACGTGGGCAAGACACTACCTTTGCGCATGGGGCGAGTCTTCCAAGTCCACTAG
- a CDS encoding NAD(P)/FAD-dependent oxidoreductase: MIDVLIVGAGPSGMALAILLRKAGRSVRLLESRTDIGKHSRAIGIHPPGLAVLTRLGVGGDALAAGVRITRGVGISRGRVAAELEFGSIPAEHRFVLSLPQNQTVGLLRDRLHSLDPSVLLEGHEFTSFTTHAGFHTVEASAGGKSKWLQCRYLVGADGTRSAVRRAALVPFRGRDLPDRYLMGDYADNSGIGSIAALFLHEHGITESFPLPGNQRRWVCWIRESETASLPELIVQRTGHRVNTGEDSMLSRFRTGNFAVDSMHHGNLMLIGDAAHEVSPIGGQGMTLGLLDAAVLAPILDAALGGALAQDQIEKQLADFSHRRLSAARRAARQAHVNMALGRPLWGPATVPRDALARALFNSKKVSAAIATTFTMTRGDGRAQRGETPS; the protein is encoded by the coding sequence ATGATCGATGTTCTCATCGTCGGGGCCGGTCCCAGCGGGATGGCGCTGGCGATCCTGCTGCGCAAAGCCGGGCGCAGCGTGCGCCTGCTTGAATCCCGCACCGATATCGGCAAGCATTCGCGCGCCATCGGGATTCATCCGCCGGGCCTTGCCGTCTTGACGCGTCTCGGGGTCGGCGGGGATGCGCTGGCGGCCGGGGTGCGGATCACTCGCGGGGTCGGTATCTCTCGCGGAAGGGTCGCGGCAGAATTGGAGTTCGGCTCCATCCCGGCCGAACACCGTTTCGTGTTGTCGCTGCCGCAGAACCAAACCGTGGGGCTATTGCGCGATCGGTTGCACTCACTGGATCCCTCGGTGCTGCTTGAGGGCCACGAATTCACCTCGTTCACCACGCACGCGGGGTTCCACACCGTAGAGGCGAGTGCAGGCGGTAAGAGCAAATGGCTTCAATGCCGCTATCTCGTCGGGGCCGACGGCACGCGCTCGGCCGTGCGGCGGGCAGCACTGGTCCCGTTCCGCGGCCGCGACCTGCCGGATCGCTACCTGATGGGCGACTACGCGGATAACTCCGGCATCGGATCAATTGCCGCACTGTTCCTGCACGAGCACGGGATCACCGAGTCGTTTCCTCTTCCGGGGAACCAACGGCGCTGGGTTTGCTGGATCCGGGAATCGGAGACCGCGTCGCTGCCCGAACTCATCGTGCAGCGGACCGGGCACCGGGTCAACACAGGAGAAGACTCCATGCTCAGTCGGTTCCGGACCGGGAACTTTGCCGTGGACTCCATGCACCACGGGAACCTCATGCTGATCGGGGATGCCGCCCACGAGGTCAGTCCCATCGGCGGTCAGGGCATGACGCTGGGCTTGCTCGATGCCGCCGTGTTGGCCCCCATCCTGGATGCGGCGCTGGGCGGCGCCTTGGCACAGGACCAGATCGAGAAACAACTCGCGGACTTCTCGCACCGGAGGTTGTCCGCGGCCCGGCGCGCCGCTCGGCAGGCGCACGTGAACATGGCATTGGGGCGCCCGTTGTGGGGCCCAGCCACCGTGCCGCGCGACGCGCTGGCACGTGCGCTCTTTAACTCCAAAAAGGTTTCCGCCGCAATTGCCACCACCTTCACCATGACCCGCGGGGATGGCCGCGCACAGCGAGGGGAAACTCCGTCATAG
- a CDS encoding methyltransferase domain-containing protein, translating to MQRDTIGIEEMDRPDCDPVLLERTYAQFPLVNRCVAGWRSVYLKLVRPVLPRNRTATILDIGCGGGDIALALLRWAQADGYSVKVTGIDPDPRAHDFAIRAVAVAGLGPGELELRRAMSAELVAEKQVFDVVISNHVLHHLDPMQLAGILADSQLLAGSLAIHSDINRRRSALLFFGLATAPLAGSSLIRRDGLLSIRRSYTTEELAALLPRGWHAHAAGLYRNLAIWHAPQRTGQ from the coding sequence ATGCAGCGGGACACCATCGGCATCGAGGAAATGGACAGGCCCGACTGCGATCCCGTCCTGCTTGAGCGCACCTATGCCCAGTTCCCGCTGGTCAACCGGTGCGTCGCTGGCTGGCGATCGGTGTATCTGAAATTGGTTCGCCCCGTCCTGCCGCGTAACCGCACGGCCACGATTCTGGACATCGGGTGCGGTGGTGGGGACATTGCCCTAGCACTGCTGCGTTGGGCGCAGGCCGACGGATACAGCGTCAAGGTCACGGGTATTGATCCGGACCCGCGCGCCCACGACTTTGCCATCCGTGCGGTTGCCGTCGCCGGGCTCGGTCCCGGGGAACTGGAATTGCGCCGGGCCATGAGTGCCGAACTGGTGGCCGAAAAACAAGTGTTCGATGTGGTCATTTCCAACCATGTTCTACACCACCTGGACCCGATGCAATTGGCCGGAATCCTCGCCGACAGCCAGCTTCTGGCCGGGTCGCTGGCGATCCACAGTGACATCAATCGCCGGCGCTCTGCGCTCTTGTTCTTCGGTCTGGCCACCGCGCCGTTGGCCGGGAGCTCGTTGATCAGACGCGATGGTTTGCTCTCCATCCGTCGTTCGTACACCACCGAGGAACTCGCGGCGCTGCTTCCCCGCGGCTGGCATGCGCATGCCGCGGGCCTGTACCGGAATCTGGCCATCTGGCATGCGCCGCAACGGACCGGCCAATGA